In Nitrospirota bacterium, the DNA window CGCAGCAGCGTATCCGCGGTTGCAGTAGAAGCGTCCATGAATAATGCGGGCTACCCCGCCTCACCCAGACGGGCGCGCGAGACGGACCGCCTCCAGCAAGCGGCGCCGTTCCCCGTCCGAGAGGTTTCGCCACTCCCCGACCTTCAGCCCGTTGATCGTGATGTGCATGATGCGGGTCCGGTGCAGGGACACGACCCGGTAGCCCAAGGCCTGGCACATCCGCCGGATCTGCCGGTTGCGGCCTTCGGTCAGGATGATGCGGAACGTTCCGGGGCCGCAACGCTTCACGACGCAGGGTTTGGTGGGGGCGCCGAGGATCACGACGCCGCGGGCCATCCGGTCCAGGAACGTCCGGTCGAACGGCCGGTCCACCGTCACGAGGTACTCCCGCTCGTGCCCGAACTCCGTCCGCAGGATGCGGTTGACGATCTCCCCGTCGTTGGTGAGCAGGATCAGGCCGGAGGAGTCCTTGTCCAGCCGGCCGATCGGGAAGATCCGCTCCGGGTGCCCGATGGCGGCGATGATGTTGCCGGGCACGTCCCGTTCGGTGGTCGTGGTCACGCCGACCGGCTTGTGGAACTTGATGTAGACCGGCTCGTTCCCCCAGGGCAGCACGACGCCGTCCCGTGCGATGACGTCGCCGGGACCGACGCGATCGCCCAGCACCGCCACCCGTCCGTTGATCGTCACCCGCCCCTGCTCGATCAGCCGGTCCGCCTCGCGTCTGGAACAGAGCCCCTGCTGCGTAAAAAACCGGTTGATCCGGACACTCTCGGACGAGGCGTGATGGGCGATGGGTGATGGGGAAAGAGACTGATGCGGAGACGCGGTGAGGGGGGGACGCGGCGAGCTCCGCGTCCCCGCGTCCCCGCGTCCCCGCGTCGCCCGGACTCGTTGCCGGTCTCTCGTCACGGCTTGTGCCGGCCGGCAGTCCTGACCAGCCCGAGGACGCGATAGATCAGCCGGGCGACGGCGAACTGGGGAGCGGCGAATCCTCTGATCGGCGCGATCTCGCTGACGTCCATCCCGACGATCCCCGGCCCCCTGGCCAAGGCCGCCACCAGCGCGAGCGTATCGTACCAGCCCAATCCGCCGGGCTCCGGAGTTCCCAGCGCGGGCACGATCGAAGGGTCCAGGCCGTCGCAGTCGAAGGTCAGATAGACCGGCCCGGTGCAGGCCCGCACGACCTCCGGCACCCAATTGGCGGCTTTTCCCTCGTAGGGCCCGGCCGGATCGAGGATCTTGGACGCGAAGAACGTCGAGACGGT includes these proteins:
- a CDS encoding pseudouridine synthase; the encoded protein is MAHHASSESVRINRFFTQQGLCSRREADRLIEQGRVTINGRVAVLGDRVGPGDVIARDGVVLPWGNEPVYIKFHKPVGVTTTTERDVPGNIIAAIGHPERIFPIGRLDKDSSGLILLTNDGEIVNRILRTEFGHEREYLVTVDRPFDRTFLDRMARGVVILGAPTKPCVVKRCGPGTFRIILTEGRNRQIRRMCQALGYRVVSLHRTRIMHITINGLKVGEWRNLSDGERRRLLEAVRLARPSG